The Glycine max cultivar Williams 82 chromosome 17, Glycine_max_v4.0, whole genome shotgun sequence genome contains the following window.
AAGTTCATTTTGAGTGTGTTCTCGTTGAATGAGTTTATTTATACCAATTGTAGCTGCATGTAAAGAGGTTGGATATTGGGAATTGAATATGGGGAAAAATAATTGTGAAAACTGGAGTGAAACACATGGGGAATTAAATCCATTTTACTGTCCCACATGAATCTAATGTTGTAAAAGGATGCACCAGTTGTTACTTAATGAAATTTCTACAAATGCCCCCACCTCCTTCTAGCTTACCTGAACATTTGGAGGTTCACTGCCTCATGATTGAACCAGTAATGTTAAATTTGGCAATCATATCAATTATCAACCGCATCTCCATGATAGCAATAAAATCCAAGTGTAACATAAAATATTAGTGAAATACACAAACTCACTTCTTAGTTCTTACCTCTAACTATTGGATATGATTCCACATCATAATATGTTAATCAACATCAAGCTCATccaaatcttataaaaatgataGACTTCGTGTGAAGGACTCTGATTGCTCTCATTAAGCAACATTCAGGAACAGCCAATTCCTTATACACAACCATTGATGTCTTCTATTAAGGATTTTGTTCCTTCTTGTGTAAGGCTCCTCTTAGAAGAGGGTCTTTTTTTGGGGCGTGGGTGAGGGTGTTCTCTAGGTCTGTAAAGCACTAAAACAAGATACAAGACATTGACATTTCATTTCTGAAATATTTCCCTCAAGAGTTGTGAACGTTTTATAATGGCATTCTTGTGTACCTAATTTATCCCTCAAGAGTCAAGACTCTTTTCTGCAGCTGTATCATCCTTCACTAAATATGAGATAAGTGAGTGAAAGTGAAACTCTCTCACTCTCTCAAGGATGGTGCAACCAGCTGGAGAGAATCTAAGTCCAATTTGGATGTGATGTTAATGATGTTCTTACCAGCCTACCTTTCACAATCTCTGTCAAGGCACGTGCAATTCCCATATCAAGATATAAATAATCGAGTAGTTTCCATTAGTTGAAGGCCTTtatgaaacaaaatcaaatactaGAAAAGTGGCATGCTGCATTTCTTATAGAAACCTTCAGGGAACGAAGGTAGAAAGTAATCGCcagtaaacaaaattaaacggAAAATTATATCATGTAATAATGTGTCCACGTGAATAATTTGGATCATTCTGAAGAAATAGTGATGGGGCACAATGTTATTTCGTGACATATGCAGAAGTAGTCGTACGCAATTACCATTACTCGAAAAAAATGATTACCCGAGTTTGAAAAGTACAGTGTTTCACTTAAGTTATATTTAGATGGCTAAAAGCGAGAATCAATGATATCTTCTGCTTGAAGTTATGTTCCAGTTCGGCAAATTTTAGAATGGTTGCACGGCAGAGCCACACACTTGTAAATGACAGTTTCCATTCTCAGGCCCAAGTCTGACAACTGCCAAATAAGATAACTGCGTATAGTTTTAATTacttgtgcttttttttttaccagatAACAATGGGTAGCTTGAGAATTTTATTCACTGACTTAGTGACCAATTGATTCGTTTCTCACTGAGATCATAAAACAGATTACGAGAGTAGAATTTTATTCGAATTTAATTCTAACTCTCATGTTATTAAACATTCATGAAGAGATTTTGTTGAATTTGGCATAAGTGAAAAAGTACCACAttttcattgtaaaaaaaacaagCGTAAAGTAAATTCCGTTCTTTCAAATAATCGCAAGTGAACCCAATACTAAGAAGTTAACTcgttgttttatttatataaaaagatcATCAAGAGAGTGGAGAATTTGATGCAATTACTACTGTACAAGTAGCACACACTATTAGTGAAACAGAAATTACATCAATGCGATACTGCACGATGAAAGACTCCAGGACAGGAGAGTAGTAACTTTAGCGATTTTCATGCTCGTGGCGAATCAGAAGTAATCAAATGCATGATCCAACATGGTAAGCATCAAACTCCATTTCTCCATCCATCAACATAATGGCATTTTGCTCCTGCATCATAGCATTTTTCATGAAATGATGCAAATAGAACAACCGTTGAATGCTTTAATTTGGGCCAAAAATGGAACTGAATTATGAAAACATCGTAAGTATAGCCCTCCACACTCACagcacaaacaaaaatatataatctgTTAAGGAGTTGAAACCTGAGGATATCATGGCTAAACTGAACATAATTACAAGAACAATATTTGATCATACCTGTTTGGTTATTTCACTCATTATGTCATCCAACGACTCAAAAGTATTCTGCATGAGATCTTCTTGGGACTCCATGCTCTGCAAAATGCAGCCATCAATTGACTCCATCGAATAGAATTTCTCATCTTCACTAGACTGCGTGACTGATGGATTAACCAAAGATACATCAATTCTCTTGCTGCTAACTGTATTGTTTTGGTCTAAACTATGTCCTAAGGAACTAGTGTCTCCATTAGGAGAGACAGACTTTATGGTGTTGAAAGTTTGACTCATTTCTTTGTTGCAACCCCGGTTATCTGCTTCCCAGCTCTGATGCTGGGTGTAACATGATGTCAGTAAGATATTCTCAAGTAAGCCTTCTTGACATCGTAGCTTACCTCTAGCATCCTCCAAGGGAGGAGCAACAACACtagtggaagaaaaatcaactGGGCTGTTCCCACTGCAAAAAGTGGATGAGGAAAAGTTCAAGTTATTTTGAGCCAGCTGATCATTGTTACTGACTGCAGAAGTATTGGCAGGAAACTTAGATATCTGAGTTGTTCCCTGCCAGCTTTTATTACACCGATTATAACCCAACTCACAGATGCCAGGGTCAAAGGATTGTGTTTTCACCGAAGCAGCTCCAAGAGAAGAGTGATTTCCGAATGCTCCAGAATTATGTGTTGGTGGGGAATTTCCTTGTAAAAGTAAATGATTATTTGAGAGACCATGTAGAGAATTATTTGGATTTCTAACAGTAGCTCTACTGTTTGAGAAACCAGAGGAAACTTTAAATCCACTTGATAAATCATCAAGTGGACTCAACTTCCTAATACCAATTGAACAATTATTCTGCTGAAATTGGTTACCATCGATTGATGTTGGAATGCCCTGTAATAAACTTGAGGTTTGATTTGCAGAAAACATGGATAGCTGCATGTTTCCAAGTGTTTTTATGGACCTGCTATCAATGTTTTGAGAATGAACAGGCTGAACAAGAAGAGAAGAGTTAATTCCTCTCAAGCCAGATGGGGAGTTCAGCCTACAAAACAGTCCACCAGATGCATATGATGGTAGTGTGGTGCTTATCATTCCTCCTGATCCCGACAAAGTGCGAAAGCCTTCTATTGAATCCATCTGCTGGTAAGGATCACTATTACCCAACGTAGCAACCATGCTAGGCTGTTGAGTGGATTTTTTGAGACCGAGTCTGTATTTCTGCAATACAAAATGACTGCATAAGCTTATATCTAGAACAAAATTGTTGTTCATTATGCACActtatatatcataaattacCATTGTTAAACTTTTAATGAGTTATCAGATCTAAAACATTCTCACTCCAATTATTTGTCCAGTTCAAAATGCAAATTACGCCCTTCAATAGGCCCCGGAATTGAAACCAAAGGGGCATATGATAAATTGGAAAGTTAGAGTTTATACCTGCAGATGGCTTGCTATGTTTTCTCGTGTAAGTCCTTCAACATTCATCAGGTCCAGTATTCTCTTGGGGAAAGCCTCTGCAATAACAGTTGAAACCTCACGTTAGGAGCTACAAAATCCACATTAAGGTGCCAAATAAACATACATTATAATTCCATGTTCTCAAGTCAAGCAAAATTAGAAAAGTAGATATTCTTTATCACAAACTCACTGTCAATTCCCAGATGATTAATCGCAGCAAGAAATTTCCTATGCAACTCGGCATCCCAAACTAAACGAGGCTTCTTCTGATTTGAGggttcttcattttcttgatcatattcttcctcttcctcatccTCGCTttgttccttccttttttgaCCCAGTTTTATATTCTGGTCGGCATTACTTTTTGATGCCATGGCTTGACTACATTCCCCAGCCATATAGCAGGCTTTCTCCTCATTTGCAAGCTTACCAGCCATACTGCAGGCTTTTCCCTCACTTGCAGTCTTATTCTTATCCTTGCTATCAATCCTCCTTCGCACTACATGTTGCCATATGTTCTGTAACTCTTCAATTCGAACCGGTTTCGTTAAGTAGTCACAAGCGCCGTGTATAACACCTCTCATGACCCGCTCTTTATCACCGTATCCTGACAACACTAGatcacacacacagacacaaaACGCAAGAGTTTAAGTCCATATCATTACTGTGAGATGGCACATGTTTCTGAGACCCGTGAATTTCTCTCTAGActtgaaaagaacaaaaaacaatcaaatgGAATTTGGAAAGATTTCTTTGGTTAAATACCAACAATCTCGGAATAAGAGAATAAACCTCAAGTTGATTGAATGTCAAGACAGAAGTGTTTGAGCTTACTGATAACTGGTAGGTCCATTTCAAGTTCCACTAGCTCAAGCAGCTTAAACCCATCCATGTCTGGCATATTCACATCACTAATAACAAGGTCAAACTTGTTTCTGTTTTTCCTCAACATGTCTAGCGCCTTAATTGCCTGATTAGTTGTAGTAACTGCAACAAACAAACATATAAATCAGATGTGAGATAAGACAAAGGAGTGTAATTGTCAGACGCTTAATCAGAATTATGGCAGGATTCTTAGTTATAAAAGTAATGTAGCAacacaataaaaacatttttaaaaaaatcttcagtattgtaagagaaaaaaatttcatttttgggAGAATAAAGAAAGAACATCCGACTTGCAAAGAAAGAAATTTTGAATAACAATGAAAATTGCCAACCACAAAGTATCCATGTGTCTAAAACTTCACATGGGAAGAGaataacaagaaaacaaatcatgCAACAATTCATGACCACTAGATGACAAGTAAAACCAATGTAGAATCGAATTGAGTGAATTAAAATGGAAAAGTGACTAACCATTATACTGGCATTTGCGAAGCAGGTTCTCCAACACTGAGAGGCACGTTTCGTCGTCGTCAACGGCAAGTACACGCATACCCACCGGAAAACGGTCTTCCACCCCCATATTAAACCAGAACCAAGTACCCAGATGAAGAATTATGCATTGTTTGGAGAACACACCAATCACAGAGCAAAAAGCTCCAAACTTGACTACAGAAATCTTGTTTTCAGGGCCTCTTTCACGCAACAgacaaacaaattatttaaaattaaaaaggagagagagagagaaactcaAGAAAAGGCTGGAGAGGAAGGgtaacaaaacaaaactaacaCCACAAATTGAACTATGATAGTGACTGCCAAAAAACAATGAGggatttaacataaaaatacaaaacacaaatctttattcttttataatttcagTGAAAGTGTCTTTTTCTCTGTCTGCGGCCAATGGCATTGATCTTCTCTCTGTCGttcaattttttcttccaaCACAACAGAGTTAGTCTTTgtctttaattatttgttaattgccTGTGTGAATGCTGAATACAAATACAATAATGCACCTGGCTTACCCTTTTTATATTCAAcaaaaccacctaagtctaggAGATTGACTGATATGATATCTTCGTgtgtaaaatatgttaaaacgACCTAATTTGGGTAggtaattatattcattaaaccACATTCTTTTCCATTTATTTCCCTACTTATTACTACATCACTtattatatttactattttctttttctctctccttttttaaCTTCATACATGCCCAAAATGAGGTTTTACTCGACATTTCCCATACATAAATGATGTTTTTagcaataataatttatgttatttaatcaattgatttagaatttgaatttgacttaaatataaaatatatcaaattagaaagaaaataattatcttatgtACGCTTTTAATCTCAACGAGAAttagtcattattttttttataagtttacttaatatcaatattatgatcagaaaaaaaattatattgttttagtATTATTAAGGTTAAATACAAGCATGAGTTAGATggattttatttacataataacCGTATGTATGTTGGgcaaactttatttttaatcttcaaTCAAAATTCTAGATTTCAATACTCTAAAACAAAATACCAAAATTTCTAAGATTTAGATGGCGTTGAGTTATCACGGATTTATAAATTTGGATAAAAATTTGAGttcataatactttttttttatctctaattataaaacatttacaattaattcgcgttctttaaaaaaagtaagtaattaatcacattcaattagttaattaattatattattatttcagaATTATGATTACTTTTCATTAATGTTTAGAGAGATAATAATTAAGTAAggctaaataagaaaaaataattaatatatctaaaattagagaataatcttataaaaaatattttttaaaataattttataattaaagatagAGAAAGTAATTGATTAGAAATTATTATGCAATATTTATGCAATCAATGATGtattatactaaaaataatGATGAGTGATCTTCTTCAACCAATAGAGTATGTCTGAAGAGAAGATGACTATCaccttatcttttacttttttttaggtttaaatattttttcttacaatttaatttttttttcattttcttcctaaagaaaatcattttagtacttataaaatatatttattttattttttggccttaaagtattttagataaaacaataaaaagtacattaaatggtgaaaaaaatgttatctaaaacactttaagaaaaaaacaaaacaatcacATTTTTCAAATactaagatgaaaaaaaattgaaagagtaaaaatgaaaaaaaaaaacccattaaattgcaaagacaaaaaatgtctttcctttttttatcaacccatgttaatttgttagttttatgaGAAGTGTAAGGGAAAGAGATTTGAACTCATAtcctctttttcacttttctctttacaagtttctttctcaatcattgagataatcttatattttctcAATTTATATTCTAGTGAGGAGAAATAAAATCATGTTGTGTTTTGATATACTCCTATTAAAaactacaaataattaattttttttaatgatcatGGTACTAGTACGAAATAATCTCCATTAAAAATAGTGACTAACATTTATCAAAAACTTTAAACCCacacaatataaatattttcctttcaacatatagatcaaccaataaaaaaacacatgcattgaaggtaattaatttcttatgtaatgatcaattaaagttttcattattttctaatgatCCAATATTTACTTGCATCATCAGTTTTCAAATTCTGTGGACTTACCGAATTAcgctattataaaattaaactcattaaattaaataattaatataattacattaaatgctcgcattttaaataaaaaaatgtgaattttcCTACTAagataatatttcatttttaattaactatatttgtagtaaaattattaaaaataaaaactttgggaaatattataaaatataattagtcattatctttttaaaataatttgtgattaatatattctttataCTAACAAACATTTATGATTAATAtatgaaaactaatttttttctcttatgataaaaaaatatttttatatcatttaaaaaaaaatattaaaacatccTTTATTCTCTATACTGACAAAtacttcctaattaattaacaatcatGCACAGAATTTTAATCATATCTCTCGTTATGATAAATGTGTTTTTCAAGTTAAGATGCTGCTTTCAGACTAATTGAGACGTTAATTGCATATAATTACCAATGTTTTCACACCAAATCATTATGGTCAACTTCAAATATGATTATGTTTGAGATTGCTTTTTACATTAAATTGTGTTGCCATATTTAGATTTACAGACTCATACATAGACCAAAATAATGTCatgtcctcaatttttttttttcagtgacAGTATCTTTCTCTTTGTCTGCTGACAATGGCATTGCTCTCTATCTGTCGTTAACTTTTTCTTCCAACAGAACATAATTAGCCTTTATCTTTAATTAGTTGTTAATTAGCTGCTGTGAACGCTGAAGACAATAATGCACCTAgcttatcctttttattttttcaataaaacctTCTATAAGATTCATTGGTAGTTTGGTACGGCATCGCTCATGCATAAAGCTGAAATTCAATACAATCCCCATTGCCATTGCCCATCAGTTTCCAAGTTTTTGATTTGAATAGTGCGTATATAACCAATCAAATCCAACATTTGATATAAGCAATCATCCAttctcaatcaatttttttggcttaaatatttttcattttagttattacaaaatatatttattttaccttttctcCTTAAAGTATTTTAGGTAATATTATTTcactgtttaaaatatttttttattattcaaaaaatgctttaaaacaaaaaataaaacaaaataaacatattttacaataattaaaatgaaaaaaataccaaattacatgaatggataataaatttaattattttttataatattttttgtttaaaatattgtcaaaaaattttacttattaattatttgatgagTTTAATGATCATATATATGCACGTTAATTTcttattataacttttaaatttgtaattattattaatattaacaaacttatcatattttataagttataattagataatagtacaaaattgttgtatattatttattttttcttatttgatatataaaaatatattttttacattgtcaTATTATCCTTCTACGAGTATATCATATTGATTTGCAAACACaaattaataaagaattaaatattttttaattcttctaatatagtattttttatttttgtaaaaaaaataattctaagaaattatatttattttatttttcttccaaaaactTTATTTAAGAGAATCATTCTATTACGAGAAGGAGCAACTAGTTTTTTTGGTACATCAAATAAACAGTTGACAAAGCTATGGGTAACTTTGGGGGAAGATGTGCGTGCGAATAACGCTCCAGGATGGCCCGTGGCCTAGGaggaactttttttcttttattcttaactTTAACATTGTGTCGTTTTCGTTGGTGCTTGAGTCACCACTGTCCACCGTCACTGCATCTCTCGCCTACTAAATTTGgatcaaaacaaaaacagaacatACTTCTTTGCTTTAGAACTTAGAAGAAGTtactttgttttcattttttatatagattttttatttaggagatgctttcacttttcaaatggtcatcagactttttttttaaaaaaaatactattttttttaaaaagatcaaaaacttattttaagcttctaaaaaaatatagctatgttcataaatataaaaagtagtCTTTACagttgaaaataaatgaaataaatattatttttcataaatctccatttatatatgacttttaaaataattattataaaaattaataaatatattatataataatttatgattgaataattatttataattattttatattgttattacataattttgttttttctttttcattttcgatCACCTGCATCAAAACAGTGTAAGAGATAGAAAAATCCTGTACAATATATTTGTCTTTCTCTCTCAAAATCGGAATAATGGATCTTCCTTAACACCTCTCACTACGTTTCCACTTCTAATTGAAGCGTTTGTGGGCCCCTTTTCTTTTTGCGTcttcaaaataaatgaaaagaaattagtAAATCttgtgattgatacatgatccgtttattttaatttatttgttaaaaaatgtttttttaaataaaataaatagttttttatttaaactgtTTTtactcacaaaaaaaatatttttatatttttttaagaaacaaattctatctaaatattaaaaaaaattaagacactttttcatat
Protein-coding sequences here:
- the LOC100803040 gene encoding two-component response regulator ARR10 isoform X2; the encoded protein is MGVEDRFPVGMRVLAVDDDETCLSVLENLLRKCQYNVTTTNQAIKALDMLRKNRNKFDLVISDVNMPDMDGFKLLELVELEMDLPVIMLSGYGDKERVMRGVIHGACDYLTKPVRIEELQNIWQHVVRRRIDSKDKNKTASEGKACSMAGKLANEEKACYMAGECSQAMASKSNADQNIKLGQKRKEQSEDEEEEEYDQENEEPSNQKKPRLVWDAELHRKFLAAINHLGIDKAFPKRILDLMNVEGLTRENIASHLQKYRLGLKKSTQQPSMVATLGNSDPYQQMDSIEGFRTLSGSGGMISTTLPSYASGGLFCRLNSPSGLRGINSSLLVQPVHSQNIDSRSIKTLGNMQLSMFSANQTSSLLQGIPTSIDGNSPPTHNSGAFGNHSSLGAASVKTQSFDPGICELGYNRCNKSWQGTTQISKFPANTSAVSNNDQLAQNNLNFSSSTFCSGNSPVDFSSTSVVAPPLEDARGKLRCQEGLLENILLTSCYTQHQSWEADNRGCNKEMSQTFNTIKSVSPNGDTSSLGHSLDQNNTVSSKRIDVSLVNPSVTQSSEDEKFYSMESIDGCILQSMESQEDLMQNTFESLDDIMSEITKQEQNAIMLMDGEMEFDAYHVGSCI
- the LOC100803040 gene encoding two-component response regulator ARR12 isoform X1, which gives rise to MGVEDRFPVGMRVLAVDDDETCLSVLENLLRKCQYNVTTTNQAIKALDMLRKNRNKFDLVISDVNMPDMDGFKLLELVELEMDLPVIMLSGYGDKERVMRGVIHGACDYLTKPVRIEELQNIWQHVVRRRIDSKDKNKTASEGKACSMAGKLANEEKACYMAGECSQAMASKSNADQNIKLGQKRKEQSEDEEEEEYDQENEEPSNQKKPRLVWDAELHRKFLAAINHLGIDKAFPKRILDLMNVEGLTRENIASHLQKYRLGLKKSTQQPSMVATLGNSDPYQQMDSIEGFRTLSGSGGMISTTLPSYASGGLFCRLNSPSGLRGINSSLLVQPVHSQNIDSRSIKTLGNMQLSMFSANQTSSLLQGIPTSIDGNQFQQNNCSIGIRKLSPLDDLSSGFKVSSGFSNSRATVRNPNNSLHGLSNNHLLLQGNSPPTHNSGAFGNHSSLGAASVKTQSFDPGICELGYNRCNKSWQGTTQISKFPANTSAVSNNDQLAQNNLNFSSSTFCSGNSPVDFSSTSVVAPPLEDARGKLRCQEGLLENILLTSCYTQHQSWEADNRGCNKEMSQTFNTIKSVSPNGDTSSLGHSLDQNNTVSSKRIDVSLVNPSVTQSSEDEKFYSMESIDGCILQSMESQEDLMQNTFESLDDIMSEITKQEQNAIMLMDGEMEFDAYHVGSCI